In Synchiropus splendidus isolate RoL2022-P1 chromosome 11, RoL_Sspl_1.0, whole genome shotgun sequence, the DNA window CTGGAGAAACTCTGAAAACTGATATATCGGTTGAAGAATGGGAGgaaatctgttttaaatgtcCAACCCAAACAATCAACACCAGATTCAGACTACTGCAATACAAATGGCTTCATAGAATTGATATTACACCGGCAAAGTTGCACCATTTTAATCCAAATATACCAGATGTCTGTGTTAAATGTAACAAGGAGAAGGGAACCTTGTTCCACTGTATGTGGGAGTGTGAAGAAATACTAAAATTCTGGAAGGACATCATGGACCTGATCTCAAAAATAACAAGAATAAAGATTCCTTCGGATCCTCAATTGGCTATTCTACACAAGTTTCCTATAAATCTTTCTATTAATGCGCATAAGAAAAAGTTGATAGTTTGTTTGCTACAGGCCAAACATGTTGTTGCATTGaattggaaaaatgtttcagctccTACAGTTGGTCAATGGATCAGGGAAATGTCCAGCAATGGCTCTCGAAAAACTGACCTATTTATCAAAAAGGAAAGTGCATGACTTCTATGATATCTGGACGCCTTGTATGCAATTTCTGCAAGAGAAACcgttgttttctttgctgtgatCATGACTGTATGTGACTGGATTTTGTAcactgaaagtagattttgtaCGTTGGTGTTGAGGGTGGGTGGGTAAATATGCAttggctgtttattttttttttgcctttgtatatatatatatatatatatgaaaagggGGAAAAGTCAAAGTTATTAGTTATTAAACGTTTACGTTTTTATTGCTCAACGTCGTTTCTCTTGTTcatgtattttgcatttttggCTTTGATGGATTTATGGATTGTTCAAGTAAAGGCTGCGTAATaatgttttggcttttttttttttttttttttttttttttgtaatgtgaTTAAAAGTTATGTGAGGAGACAACTTCATCTGAGTAAGAGATGTGACTGGCTAAGATCTCGGAGGGCGGACTTTGAGTGTATGAAAACAGAATTTCCCACTCAATACATTAACATGACTCGAGCTTGTGCGCATCCTGGCGTTTATGTCGCATGTTATCTGTTTACGAGCGGCCGCTCAATATTCGCCACGCAGCTTCCATGTCACTGTGGCGTCAACAATCCTGCCACCGTCCGCGAGTCTGTCAAGTCCGTCACCTGCGAGTCTTTATTGCTCGACTTCTGCCACCATAAAGCCGCAATGATCGCGCCCGGGACCACCTGATGTTTGTCGCGCTCTCATTCGCTCGCATTACAAACTCCTGGATTTCAAATGTGCTGAACGCGACTCTACTCATGTTCGCAAGTGTCTGAGATCACGAGCACAACTTCACTTGTAGAACAAATGCAATGTATTATGGTGACTTATTGTTATGCAATCATCTTGTACTTGAAATAGCATTGGCATCAACACTATCAGTAGTACCAATAATAGTGTCAATATCACTGTTACTGGacgtactagtagtagtagtaacatTAGTAGTAGCAGCAACTGTAGTCGTCTTTGCAGTTGCAGCAATAATATTATGACTAGCCACAATATAAACCGCCATAGAGTGAGCAGCAACATCAGTAGTAGTATCATTAACGCCTACAGGAGAATCATTCGCAATGGAAAACTCAGTAGTACTAGATGTAGCAGTAGTAACTTTAGTCATCGCAGCACTCGTAATAATAGCAATAGTAGTAGAATTATTACCATTAGTATCACATATAGTCGCAATATCAAGCACAGCAGTGTCAGTAGCAGTAAAATCATTAAGCCTAGCAGTAGTATCATTAGTAGTGGTAAAATTAGTGACAGTAGTACCAGAAGTAGTAGCCGTCGTAGTCGGGTTAGTATTAGTTGGAGCAGCAACAGTAGTTGTTGTtttagtattagtagtagtcaAAGCATCATTGTAGTAACTGTATCAGTAGTGGCAGTACGAGTATTTATACTACCGGAAGTATCACTACATGAGTAAAGGCAACGTCAGCAATAGCAGTACAGGTTGTAGAGTTTTTAAAGTAACTGAAGTAgttaaagttgttttttaaagcagcagcagtagtataGTCGTGGCAAGAATAGTGCCAGAAATAGTAGtggttagtagtagtagtgagaGTGAAGTCATGTAAAAGTATCATTAGGCTTggtaagtagtagtagtaatagtggTAGCATTAATAGTTGTGCAATTTGTAGAACATAAGAGATATTAGTTGCAGACGTATTTTGTGGAATAAACagctgtagtagtagtagtagtagtagtagtagtagtagtagtgttagTATTAATGGTCGTCGAAGTGAAATTTTCAGAAAGTAAGAGATATTAGTTGCAGACATGTTTTGTGGAATAAACagctgtagtagtagtagtaatagtaatagtgGTAGTATTAGTAGTTGTAGAAGTGAAATTTGTAGAAAGTAAGAGATATTAGTTGCAGATGTATTTTGTGGAATAAACagctgtagtagtagtagtaatagtaatagtgGTAGTATTAGTAGTTGTAGAAGTGAAATTTGTAGAAAGTAAGAGATATTAGTTGCAGACGTATTTTGTGGAATAAACAGCTGTAGTAGTTATAGTAATATTACTAGTGGTAGTATTAGTGGTCGTAGAAGTGAAATTTGTAGAAAGTAAGAGATATTAGTTGCAGACGTATTTTGTGGAATAAATAGCTGTAGTAGTTATAGTAATAGTGGTAGTATTAGTGGTCGTAGAAGTGAAATTTGTAGAAAGTAAAAGATATTAGTTGCAGTCGTATTTTGTGGAATGTACAGTTTTATTAGtattactagtagtagtagtcgtcgTAGTACTGAGCGTATCATTTGTAGCTCATGATTGTAGTGTCCTCAGCGATGAAGCCAATACGTGGATCCTGTTTATTAATAATCATTTCGAGATCATGAATGAAGACTTTTGTGTCATTGCGTCATCATTCACCTCTTTACGGCATCCCATCCCGCACCCACGTGAAAAGCCTCCCCAGAGTTAAACGGCCATTGTGACCTTGTTATTAGCCCATTTTAGAGCCATTGGCGTGTACCTGGATTTTTAATCATAATCCCTGGCGCTGATCCGCGCGCATATAGTTTCACTCATCGCTGCGGTGAACGTGGATGATGTGTAATTAGTGGGGATTATTCTCACCTCTAATTCCCCTGTATTGTTCGGGGGGTACTCGCCCTGTCGTCCCGCCATTGTCCTGAGCGATGAGTGGACTGTTGCTATGAGTGGTTTACCAGGGATTTGACATGAGGATCGCTCTATTAAATCTGTCATTCGGAGCTATTAACCCACGAAACTGGTGGGATACGTGTTAACGATCGCTTCGTCAGATTTGGAGGATCATCGTGATGGGACTAGGATAATCCCATCGATTGTGATTGACAACGATGAggaaatatagatttaaaaaacacaataaaataaaagttaaaaacaatatATCCCTGTAAATTCCAGACTGTTTTCACACCGGCTTGTTTTGTGAGGGAAACATGCATCATCCTATTATCACGAGGCTGCCAATGTCGGTGACGTGTGAAGAGGGATTTACATGACTGTGGGCGCTGCTGCGCAGAGACTTTATGGCTTCCTCGTCACTGTGGACCCCACGGGACACCGGTGCCAACTCCCAAAAGGTGTCCCAGAAAGCGGCGCACCTTCATAAATATTGGAAGTTCGATTCAAATTCTGTGAGGTTACCGCGTGTACTTTACGTTCAGGCTTGAATGAGTTAAGAACTGTCAATGGCGGGAAATGCGAGCAAGCAGAGCCTGGGAACAACAGGTGAATGAGTAGGGGGGGGCAGTTCGGGGGGCCGCGTCATCGCTTTGAAGTGCGTTTTTTTCCACCCACGGCACCTACTTGTCTCTGGGCCGGGACAATCACGATCCGCCCTTTCACAACAACCTGTCTGACAAATCTGTCAATCAAAGGCGGCCGTATAAATCATCACCCTGCAGTCTGGACTTCAgtcgcctcctcctgctccagcaaTCGCATCTGGATACCTACTGTGACGCAGCAGCCATGGGACCCCTGGATCTCCTCACAGCGATGCTGCCATATCTGACATGTCAGATTTACTTTGCATCAGCCTGGTATGTGTCTGACTAGATTGATTTCATAGATTTAACCAGACAATTCTCTCACACGGATTTATCGCATTTCCTTCTGCAGGACTGCGAACAACTTCCTCATGACAGGACCTAAGGTAAGTCAGCCCAAATGCAGGCACATTTAACTCTTAAATGTGATCGACTTGATCATAACGTTGCGTTCTCGCTCATTTCACAGGCTTTTTTGACTTACGCGGGCAGCGTGCAAATGGGAGCGCAGAGTGGGATACACGAGTGCAAACACCAGTTTGCGTGGGATAAGTGGAACTGTCCGGAGAGCACGCTTCAGTTGTCAACACTAAGCAGCCTGCGCAGCGGTAAGACATATTTCATACAGTCGAAAAAAGTAACGTAAAGCCACTGTCACGTGGTAAAGCGCACGAGTAGCATGGAACTCGGTGCGTAATTACGCGGATTTCTGTGGTCTTTCTCAGGTTTTAATTCTgcctttgtattttttttagcgACAAGAGAGACATCGTTCATGCACGCCATCAGCGCGGCTGGAGTGATGCACACGCTCACGAAGAACTGCAGCATGGGAGACTTTGACAACTGCGGATGCGATGACTCCAGAATCGGACAGACAGGTAAATGTCATTTACGCGCTAAAAAATCCGGATAACAACACCCACAAATAATGTTTGGACACTACTAATGATGAATCGTCTTCTATTTTATTCATAAGGAGGCAAAGGTTGGATCTGGGGTGGATGCAGTGACAACGCGGCTTTTGGGGAGAAGATATCTAAACAATTTGTGGACGCGCTGGAGGATGGACATGACTACCGGGCGGCGGTCAACCTGCACAACAACGAGGCCGGTCGACTGGTAAGATACAATTCcaacacatttttaacaaaagaaaaaatacttaCGTTTGTATACGAGTTAAGTGCTGCTGTGATTATGAATTTAAGCTAAATTAGATGATTTAAGAATAGTTTGAGTTTATAATGTGTGCGCAAAAagtgaaaccttttattttctcttctcaTCAGGCCATCAAGGCTACCATGAGAAAGGCCTGCAAGTGTCACGGAGTGTCTGGAAGCTGCAGCATTCAAACCTGCTGGATGCAACTGGCGGACTTCAGGGAAGTTGGCAACTACCTGAAGATCAAATACGCACAAGCCAAGAAGATGGAGACGGACAAGAAACCGCTGAGAGCCGCAAACAGCGCGGACAACAGAGGAGCCATCGCCATCCGAGGCATCCCGCGCACGGAGCTCATCTACCTGGAGGACTCCCCAAACTACTGCATCAAAAACCAGAGCATGGGGTATATGGGCACTGAGGGCCGCGAGTGCGTCAAGGGCGGCAAAAGAATTCCTGAGAAAGAGCGCAAAAGCTGCCGCAAACTGTGCCACGACTGCGGCCTGAAGGTGGTGGAGAAGCGCATCCAGGTCGTCAGCAGCTGCAACTGCAAGTTCCACTGGTGCTGCACGGTCAAGTGCGACAAATGCACGCAGGTCGTCACCAAGTATTACTGCGCGCGGAGGGACGCCGGAAAAAGCTCGCACAACAAGACAAAGCGCAAGCATCGCCGTGCGCACAGCAGGCGCTAACAGACACCATCACCGTCTCACATGAAACGCACTTACTGCTCGcaaacactttatttaaacACTGAATCCGcacattattttatattttattttattgctacaataaatattttatataccatgtcagtgttgctgttttttttaaagactattgtataTTGGTTTCCTGGTGTCATGCAGCTTTGGGAAGAAGAAAAATTCTCCATCACCTAAACCTCCTTTGAAGTGCGCATATAGGCGTTTCCTACACCCGTTATCCAATCAGGTCCTTGCAACCCGGGGGATAAAACACAAGAGTCCCATTTGTTCTTCACTCCAAAGACAAAAAGTGGCAGCAGACCAGCCTGAAAAAATAATGCACTCCTTAATCTACCTTCTCTCGCTCCTATATTATACTCGTCCGGGACACGCATGGTAAGACTTTCTCCCGCGCTTGTTTTACGCATGACGTGTTCGGCTGACTGATCAATATTTACTTGACAGGGTGGCGAGTAACTTTCTCATGACGGGACCGAAGGTAAGCCTCCTGACGTTAGAGCAATTAGAAGCGCAGTTTGAGGGCAGTTCAGTGACGCGGCGCTTGGTTCGCAGGCCTATCTCACCTACGCCGGGAGCGTACAGGCCGGCACGCAGAGTGGGATCGACGAGTGCAAGCACCAGTTCACGTGGGACAGATGGAACTGCCCCGACAGCGCAGTGCAGATTAAAGGGCTGAGAAGAGGTGAGTTTTCATCTGAAACCGTTGTACATTACATTTTACTAAGTAGAGTCTTAAAACATGTTCCATCGTTTGCAGCCACTAGAGAGACTTCATTCGTTCACGCCATCAGCGCTGCGGGTGTCATGTACACTCTAACGAGGAACTGCAGTATGGGagacttggacaactgtggctgTGACGTTTCAAAGAACGGAAAAATCGGTGAGTTTTATTCAAATTGCTATCATGGAAACACGCACCATTTTTATACAGAAAATGCTCTGCTAAATTGAAGCATCTGTTAGGGGTGCAAAGCAAGGTCTGTGGGGCCTTTTTCAGCCCTTCAGTGGATTTCATATACCATATATATTCAAAACATTCCTTCTAATACATAATTAAGGTTATCTAATTGATCACAATCAATATTTCATTATGTGCTTGAAAAAGTAAAGGTGCAATACTTAATATTTTTAAGATCTGAATAACAAAAGTATTGGTATGAAGTTAATGCATTAAAAGACCATActgatattttttgtttgtttgccctAATGTTACGAGACCTTCCGATATCACAGatatttttgtagtttttggTTCATTTATTGTCATAAAAGGTAGTTTGTTCTTCAATTTTCATAAGCATGTTCTTTGTGTCAGGCTACACGATTTGAAGGCAAAACAGATATTTTTGGAATTATTTATTGCTGCTTAAGCAGTTAAACTGGGACATATGACTGATGGTTTTCTATTTTCTATGGCACAGGAGGACGTGGATGGTTGTGGGGAGGCTGCAGTGACAACTTGGAGTTTGGTGAGAGAATCTCCAAACAGTATGTAGATGCCCAAGAGACGGGTCAGGACTCGAGGGCAGCTGTCAATCTGCACAACAACGAAGCCG includes these proteins:
- the LOC128767051 gene encoding protein Wnt-8a-like, whose protein sequence is MGPLDLLTAMLPYLTCQIYFASAWTANNFLMTGPKAFLTYAGSVQMGAQSGIHECKHQFAWDKWNCPESTLQLSTLSSLRSATRETSFMHAISAAGVMHTLTKNCSMGDFDNCGCDDSRIGQTGGKGWIWGGCSDNAAFGEKISKQFVDALEDGHDYRAAVNLHNNEAGRLAIKATMRKACKCHGVSGSCSIQTCWMQLADFREVGNYLKIKYAQAKKMETDKKPLRAANSADNRGAIAIRGIPRTELIYLEDSPNYCIKNQSMGYMGTEGRECVKGGKRIPEKERKSCRKLCHDCGLKVVEKRIQVVSSCNCKFHWCCTVKCDKCTQVVTKYYCARRDAGKSSHNKTKRKHRRAHSRR